The sequence gcgtgagcaagagcgagacccccatctctactaaaaatagaaagaaattatatggacagctaaaaaaaaaaaatatatatatatatatatatatatatatatatatagaaaaattagccaggcgtggtggcacatgcctgtagtcccagctacttggaaggctgaggcaggaggattgcttgagcccaggagtttgaggttgctgtgagctaggctgacgccagggcactctggcccaggcaacagagtgaaactctgtctcaaaaaaaaaaaaaaaaaaattattattagacTGGCTGCTGTGAAAAGCCATCTTTGCATTGTTCCCGGGTCTGGCTTCCTGCTCGCCGCAACCACCTCCGCCGCGGCGGACTCCGGCAGCTTAATCGCCAGAGTCCCCGAACTCGCGCTTTCTTCTCGGTCCCCTGCATGGGATCACGGGCGTGCCCCACGATGTCAGACGCAGCCCTGGACACCAGCTCCGAGATCACCACCAAGGACgtaaaggagaagaaggaagttgtggaggaggcagagaatgGACGAGACGCCCCTGCTAATGGGAACGCTAACGAGGAAAATGGGGAGCAGGAGGCTGACAATGAGGtagatgaagaagaggaagaaggtggggaggaagaggaggaagaggaggaagaggaagaaggtgatggtgaggaagaggatggagatgaagatgaggaagctgaggctgccACAGGCAAACGGGCAGCTGAAGATGACGAGGACGATGATGTTCATATCAAGAAGCAGAAGACCGATGAGGATGACTAgacagcaaaaaaggaaaagttaaacttaaaaaaccaaaaaggccGCCGTGACCTATTCACCCTCCACTTCCCGTCTCAGAATCTAAACGTGGTCACCTTCGAGTAGAGAGGCCCGGCCGCCCAGCGTGGGCAGTGCCACCCGCTGATGACACTCGCTCTCCACCACCCAACCAAAACCACAAGAATTTGCaacaggggaggaaaaaaagaaccaaaac is a genomic window of Eulemur rufifrons isolate Redbay chromosome 8, OSU_ERuf_1, whole genome shotgun sequence containing:
- the LOC138390146 gene encoding prothymosin alpha-like, giving the protein MSDAALDTSSEITTKDVKEKKEVVEEAENGRDAPANGNANEENGEQEADNEVDEEEEEGGEEEEEEEEEEEGDGEEEDGDEDEEAEAATGKRAAEDDEDDDVHIKKQKTDEDD